A window of Mus pahari chromosome 7, PAHARI_EIJ_v1.1, whole genome shotgun sequence contains these coding sequences:
- the Actr10 gene encoding actin-related protein 10: MPLYEGLGSGGEKTAVVIDLGEAFTKCGFAGETGPRCIIPSVIKRAGMSKPIKVVQYNINTEELYSYLKEFIHILYFRHLLVNPRDRRVVVIESVLCPSHFRETLTRVLFKYFEVPSVLLAPSHLMALLTLGINSAMVLDCGYRESLVLPIYEGIPVLNCWGALPLGGKALHKELETQLLEQCTVDTGAAKGQSLPSVMGSVPEGVLEDIKVRTCFVSDLKRGLQIQAAKFNIDGNNERPTPPPNVDYPLDGEKILHVLGSIRDSVVEILFEQDNEEKSVATLILDSLLQCPIDTRKQLAENLVIIGGTSMLPGFLHRLLAEIRYLVEKPKYKKTLGTKNFRIHTPPAKANCVAWLGGAVFGALQDILGSRSISKEYYNQTGRIPDWCSLNNPPLEMTFDVGKAQPPLMKRAFSTEK, from the exons ATGCCGCTCTACGAGGGCCTCGGGAGCGGCGGCGAGAAGACAGCGGTCGTGATCGACCTAGGAGAAGCCTTCACCAA GTGTGGATTCGCAGGAGAAACTGGTCCACGATGTATAATTCCTAGTGTGATAAAAAGAGCTGGCATGTCTaag cCGATCAAAGTTGTTCAGTATAATATCAATACAGAAGAATTATATTCTTACCTAAAGGAATTCATCCACATACTATATTTCAG GCATCTGTTGGTGAACCCCAGAGACCGCCGGGTTGTGGTTATCGAGTCGGTGCTATGTCCTTCCCACTTCAGAGAGACACTTACTCGcgttcttttcaaatattttgag GTTCCATCTGTCTTACTTGCTCCAAGTCATCTGATGGCGCTGCTGACACTCGGGATTAATTCTGCCATGGTCCTGGATTGTGGATATAGGGAAAGCCTGGTGTTgcct ATATATGAAGGCATCCCAGTACTGAATTGCTGGGGAGCACTACCGTTAGGAGGAAAAGCTCTCCACAA GGAGTTGGAAACTCAGCTGTTGGAACAATGTACTGTTGACACTGGTGCAGCTAAAGGACAGagccttccctcagtgatgg gTTCAGTTCCAGAAGGTGTCCTAGAAGATATTAAAG tGCGTACGTGCTTTGTAAGTGATCTGAAGCGTGGACTACAAATCCAAGCAGCAAAATTTAATATTGATGGGAATAATGAG cGTCCCACTCCACCTCCAAATGTTGACTATCCATTGGATGGAGAGAAAATTTTACATGTGCTTGGATCAATCAg aGATTCAGTTGTGGAAATCCTTTTTGAACAAGATAATGAGGAGAAGTCAGTTGCCACTTTAATTTTGGATTCCCTTTTACAG TGCCCAATAGACACCAGGAAGCAGCTAGCAGAGAATTTGGTAATCATTGGTGGCACATCTATGTTGCCAGGCTTTCTCCACAGATTGCTTGCAGAAATACGGTATTTGGTAGAAAAGCCAAAATACAAAAAGACACTTGGCACCAAGAACTTCCGAATTCATACTCCACCTGCAAAAGCTAATTGTGTGGCCTGGTTGGGAG GGGCTGTTTTTGGAGCATTGCAAGATATTCTTGGGAGCCGCTCCATTTCAAAGGAATACTATAACCAGACGGGCCGCATACCTGACTGGTGCTCTCTCAACAACCCCCCTCTGGAAATGACGTTTGACGTGGGGAAAGCGCAACCGCCACTGATGAAAAGAGCATTTTCCACCGAGAAATAA